From a single Planctellipticum variicoloris genomic region:
- a CDS encoding DUF2752 domain-containing protein, whose protein sequence is MASQHSPQCDRTRLTSDMAWLWLSMLVILAALVLEVRADQKVALAVFPDSPLPESCTARSLLGIDCLLCGMTRSQIHLAHGRWQEAFTTHRLGWLAALLIAGQIPYRLLRISGWIAPPGKVLSATIAALILGLLLVNWFDRCLRLWL, encoded by the coding sequence ATGGCCAGTCAGCATTCGCCGCAGTGCGACCGAACCCGTCTGACATCCGATATGGCGTGGCTGTGGCTCTCCATGCTGGTGATCTTGGCCGCGCTGGTACTCGAAGTCCGCGCGGATCAGAAGGTGGCGCTGGCAGTTTTCCCGGACAGCCCGCTGCCGGAATCCTGTACGGCCCGCTCGCTGCTCGGCATCGACTGTCTGCTCTGCGGCATGACTCGCAGTCAGATCCATCTGGCCCACGGCCGCTGGCAGGAAGCCTTCACCACGCATCGCCTCGGCTGGCTGGCGGCCCTGCTGATCGCCGGTCAGATCCCATATCGACTTCTACGGATCTCGGGATGGATCGCTCCTCCAGGGAAAGTCCTCTCGGCGACAATCGCGGCGCTCATTCTGGGCCTGTTGCTGGTGAACTGGTTTGATCGCTGTTTGAGACTCTGGCTCTGA
- a CDS encoding prenyltransferase/squalene oxidase repeat-containing protein — protein sequence MLTRWPLQLMVAVCAAVWIPAASFAADAFGPDPAALAKSRSQAIAYLTAAQAADGSWTAPNAPGVTGLVVYGLLSGGAPPDHPAVKKGLKHLESFTQPDGGVYNKDAHHGNYETAIVMLAFQAANKDGRYKDRLAAAEKYIRKVQWDEGETDPADAKFGGAGYGRTGDRPDLSNTSFFLDALQTAGATKDDPAVQKALVFLSRCQNLESENNTTPFAAKINDGGFYYTPAAGGNSQAGNTPEGGLRSYGSMTYAGLKSMIFAGLTPEDERVKAALTWIRKFYSVKENPGLGQQGLYYYSQVFAKTLATLDLDEVADADGAKHDWRKELATHLFSQQQPNGSWVNENARWMEGDPNLATAYALIALKYCDPKPAKPAK from the coding sequence ATGCTCACTCGTTGGCCACTGCAGCTCATGGTCGCCGTGTGCGCCGCCGTCTGGATTCCCGCCGCCAGCTTCGCCGCTGATGCGTTCGGTCCAGACCCCGCAGCTCTCGCGAAGTCCCGGTCTCAGGCCATCGCCTACCTGACCGCCGCCCAGGCGGCCGACGGAAGCTGGACCGCCCCCAACGCCCCAGGCGTCACCGGCCTGGTCGTCTACGGATTGCTCTCGGGCGGCGCCCCCCCCGATCACCCGGCCGTCAAGAAAGGGCTCAAGCACCTGGAGTCGTTCACGCAGCCCGACGGCGGCGTCTACAACAAAGACGCCCACCACGGCAACTACGAAACCGCCATCGTCATGCTCGCCTTCCAGGCCGCTAACAAAGATGGCCGCTACAAAGACCGCCTCGCCGCCGCCGAAAAATACATCCGCAAGGTCCAGTGGGACGAGGGCGAAACCGACCCCGCCGACGCCAAGTTCGGCGGCGCCGGCTACGGCCGCACCGGCGACCGACCCGACCTCTCCAACACCTCGTTCTTCCTCGACGCCCTGCAAACCGCCGGCGCCACCAAAGACGACCCCGCCGTCCAGAAGGCCCTCGTCTTCCTCTCCCGCTGCCAGAACCTCGAATCCGAAAACAACACCACCCCCTTCGCCGCCAAAATCAACGACGGCGGGTTCTACTACACCCCCGCCGCCGGCGGAAACTCGCAGGCCGGCAACACCCCCGAAGGAGGTCTCCGCTCCTACGGCAGCATGACCTACGCCGGCCTCAAAAGCATGATCTTCGCCGGACTCACCCCCGAAGACGAACGCGTCAAAGCCGCCCTCACCTGGATCCGCAAGTTCTACTCCGTCAAGGAGAACCCGGGCCTCGGCCAGCAGGGCCTCTACTACTACTCCCAGGTCTTCGCCAAAACCCTGGCCACGCTCGACCTCGACGAAGTCGCCGACGCCGACGGCGCAAAACACGACTGGCGCAAAGAGCTCGCCACCCACCTGTTCTCCCAGCAGCAGCCCAACGGAA
- a CDS encoding STAS domain-containing protein — MNDNPEPRVSLNGEPLLNVYEIGELTVVGFSGRDIPDEICIAGYREQLLALLGEYPVRTLAFDLTGVKLIPSGMLGLLTSLRRRVDQIELYNPSEDIREVLRITNLDSLFVIKDVPV; from the coding sequence ATGAACGACAATCCCGAGCCGCGAGTCTCTCTGAACGGCGAGCCCCTGCTCAATGTTTACGAAATTGGCGAGCTCACCGTCGTCGGGTTTTCGGGAAGGGATATTCCCGACGAAATCTGCATCGCCGGCTACCGCGAGCAGTTGCTGGCGCTGCTCGGCGAGTATCCCGTCCGCACGCTCGCATTCGACCTCACCGGCGTCAAACTGATCCCTAGCGGCATGCTGGGTCTGCTGACGTCGTTGCGGCGGAGAGTCGATCAGATCGAACTCTACAACCCCTCCGAGGACATCCGCGAAGTCCTGCGGATCACGAATCTCGATTCGCTGTTCGTCATCAAAGACGTTCCGGTTTGA